From Salmo salar chromosome ssa09, Ssal_v3.1, whole genome shotgun sequence:
TGGGTGCAGAGCCTACGGACGGCTGTGTGGATCTGTGGGTGCAGAGCCTACGGACGGCTGTGTGGATCTGTGGGTGCAGAGCCTACGGACGGCTGTGTGGATCTGTGGGTGCAGAGCCTACGGACGGCTGTGTGGATCTGTGGGTGCAGAGCCTACGGACGGCTGTGTGGATCTGTGGGTGCAGAGCCTACGGACGGCTGTGTGGATCTGTGGGTGCAGAGCCTACGGACGGCTGTGTGGATCTGTGGGTGCAGAGCCTACGGACGGCTGTGTGGATCTGTGGGTGCAGAGCCTACGGACGGCTGTGTGGATCTGTGGGTGCAGAGCCTACGGACGGCTGTGTGGATCTGTGGGTGCAGAGCCTACGGACGGCTGTGTGGATCTGTGGGTGCAGAGCCTACGGACGGCTGTGTGGATCTGTGGGTGCAGAGCCTACGGACGGCTGTGTGGATCTGTGGGTGCAGAGCCTACGGACGGCTGTGTGGATCTGTGGGTGCAGAGCCTACGGACGGCTGTGTGGATCTGTGGGTGCAGAGCCTACGGACGGCTGTGTGGATCTGTGGGTGCAGAGCCTACGGACGGCTGTGTGGATCTGTGGGTGCAGAGCCTACGGACGGCTGTGTGGATCTGTGGGTGCAGAGCCTACGGACGGCTGTGTGGATCTGTGGGTGCAGAGCCTACGGACGGCTGTGTGGATCTGTGGGTGCAGAGCCTACGGACGGCTGTGTGGATCTGTGGGTGCAGAGCCTACGGACGGCTGTGGTAGCTATCTCACCCATGATGAGGTTGCAGCTCATGAAGGTCATGGTAAGCTCCTCGGGGTATTTGTACTCGCCGTACCAGATGGAGTAACCTTCCTTGTCAAAGTGTTCCCAGAAGTGGGGCACGGCTACAGTCAGAGTGTCCTCGTTAGAGTACTTCCTCTTAAACTCGTCCATGACAAATGCActgcagggaggaggaggagagaggaagcagGACACGAGGAGACTGAGTTAATAAGTGACTATGTAGTGTACACAGGTTGATATATATTGACTTTGGACCACTATAGTGAATGAGAGGTATAGAAGATTGTGTTATTAAACCCCAATCTGACCATGTACACAAACTATTGACCCAGTAGAGAAAAGAGGAGATTGAGTTATGAGCAGATCATGTAGGATACACAGGACTAAATATACCgaacaaaaataaatatattttaaaaaaactacaaagatttgactgagttatagttcctaaggaaatcagtcagtcaAAGTAAATGAATGAggccctaacctatggatttcacatgactgggaatacacagattatattatatatatataaaccagtcagtctggtgtgaccacctcatgcagcatgacatctccttcacagagttgatcaggctgttgattgtggcctgttgaatgttgtcccactcctcttcaatggctgtgcgaagttgctggaaatcaacaggaactggaacacgttgtacatgtcgatccagagcatcccaaacatactcaatgggtgacatgtctggtgagtataccggccatggaagaactgggacattttcagcttccaggaattgtgtccagatccttgagacatggggctgtgcattatcatgctgaaacatgaggtgatgaggTGGATGAATGGTATGACAagtggcctcaggatctcatcacggtatctctgtgcattcaaattgatgTTGATAAAAGGCAATTGTTTtcattgtccgtagtttatgcctgcccataccataaccccaatctgttgacaacgttgacatcagcaaacagcgagcccacacaacgccatacacgtggtctgtggttgtgaggccggttggatgtactgccaaactgtcaacagctctggtggacattccctgtagtcagcataccaatttcccactccctcaaaacttgagacatctgtggcattcttaacctgttgggtctagggggcagcatttgcacatctggataaaaaaaatgtacccgatttaatctggttactaatcctacccagtaactacaatatgcatatacttattatatatggatagaaaacactctaaagtttccaaaactgtttgaatggtgtctgtgagtataacagaactcatttggcaggcaaaaccctgagacattttctgacaggaagtggatacctgatgtgttgtattgactttaaacctatcccattgaaaaacacaggggtttaggaatattttggcacttcctattgcttccactagatgtcaccagcctttacaaagtgttttgagtcttctggagggagatctgaccgaacaagagccatggaacgatgatggcccattagacaccttgcgcgagttgatgttgggtaccctcgttccaatacgttataaaagagtatgcattcgtccaccttgaatattattcatgttctggttaaaaaaggccctaatgatttatgctatacaacgtttgacatgtttgaacgaacggaaatatattttttcccctcgttcatgacgagaagtccggctggcttacatcatgtgctaacgagacggagatttttggacataaatgatgagcttttttgaacaaaactacattcgttatggacctgtgatacctggaagtgacatctgatgaagagaatcaaaggtaatggattatttacatagtattttcgattttagatctccccaacatgacgtctagtctgtatcgcaacgcgtatttttctgggcgcagtgctcagattattgcaaagtgtgatttcccagtaaggttatttttaaatctggcaagttgattgcgttcaaaagatgtaaatctataattctttaaatgacaatataatattttaccaatgttttctaattttaattatttaatttgtgacgctgacttgactgccggttattggagggaaacgatttcctcaacatcaatgccatagtaaaacgctgtttttggatataaatatcaacttgatagaactaaaaatgcatgcattgtctaacataatgtcctaggagtgtcatctgatggagattgtaaaaggttagtgcatcattttagctggttttatggttttggtgaccctgtctttgacttgacaaaacattacacacaactcttgtaaatgtactgtcctaacatactctaaatttatgctttcgccgtaaaacctttttgaaatcgtaaaacgtggttagattaaggagatgtttatctttcaaatggtgtaacatagttgtatttttgaaaaatttgaattttgacatttatttggattcaaatttgccgctcttgaaatgcacctgctgttgatggagtgcaccacgggtggcacgctagcgtcccacctagccccaagaggttaactcaaTCTCTGCCTTTTGGGATACCTCCCAAATGGTACTGGGTTCCTTACGCAGTGcacaacttctgaccagagccctatggaaatagggagccatttgggacagctTGAGTCTCTACACATACGGTCAAATAGTCAGCCAGAATCTTAAGCTCACCCTCTCCTCTGAAGCCAAtatacactgaagaaaaatattaAAACATGTAAATGTTTTGGTCCTATGTTACATGAGCTGAAGATAAAATATCACaggaatgttccatacgcacaaaaagcatctctaaaatgttgtgcacaaatttgtttacattcctgttagtgagcatttctcctttggcaagataatccatccacctgacaggcgtggcatatcaagaagctgactaaacagcatgatcattacacaggtgcaccttgtgcttggggacaataaaaggccactctaaaaagtgcagctttgtcacaacacaatgccacagatgtctcaagttgagggagcgtacaattggcatgccgactgcaggaatatccaccagagctgttgccagagaattggatGTTTAACCTGTCAGGTGgctgattatcttggcaaaggagaaatgcttactaacagggagagaaataagctttttgtgcatatggaacatttctgttgctcttttatttcagctcatgaaacctgggaccaacacatttacatgttacgtttatatttttgttcagtatacagtgcattcgggaaagtattcagaccccttgacttttcacatttcgttacagccttatcctaaaaatTGATTCACTAAAatgtttcctcaatctacacacaataccccattaatgactaagcaaaaacaggtttttaattttgttttgcaaatataaacagaaataccttatttaaataagtattcagaacctttgctatgagactcaaaattgagctcaggtgcatcctgtttccattgatcatcattgagatgtttctacaacttgattgtccacctgtggtaaattcaattgtttggacatgatttggaaaggcacacacctgtctatgtaaggtcccacagttgacagtgtatgtcagagcaaaaaccaagccatgaggtcgaaggaattgtccgtagagctctgagacaggattgtgtcgaggcacagatctgcggaagggtaccaaaaaatgtctgcagcattaaaggtccccaagaacacagtggcctccatcattgttaaatggaagaagtttggaaccaccaagactattagAAGAGCtgtctgcccagccaaactgagcaataggagaagggccttggtcagggaggtgaccaagaacccgatggtcactctgacagagctccagagttcctctctggagatggggagaaccttctagaaggacaaccatttctgcagcactccaccaatcaggcctttatggtagagtggccagacagaagccactcctcagtagaaggcacatgacaggTCGATTGGAGTTTGCCCAAAGAACTCTCTGGTCAAATGAAACCTAGACTGAAGtctttgccctgaatgccaagcgtcacatcaggaggaaatctggcaccatccctactgtgaagcatggtggtggcagcatcatgcggtgGAGATGTTTATCAgccgcagggactgggagactagtcaggatcgaggtaaagatgaacggagcaaagtacaaagagttccttgatgaaaacctgctccatagcactcagactggggcgaaggtatCCCTAtgctcacagccaagacaacacaggagtggctttgggacaagtctcaatgtccttgagtggcccagccagatcccggaATTATACCCAATCGaatgtctctggagagacctgaaaatagcgcttgagaagatctgcagagaagaacaggagaaacttcccaaatacaggtgtgccaagcctgtagcgtcatacccaagaagacttgaggctgtaatcactgccaaagttgcttcaacaaagtactgagtaaagggtctgaatacttacatctgaaaacctgtttatgctttgtcattatggggtagggtgtgtagattgatgagggggaaaataaaatattgaatacattttagaataaggctgcaacgtaacaatgtggaaaaattcaaggggtctgaatactttccgaaggcactgtatgtacacgTACATTTAGCAGGAGTAGCAATGAGGTTTACATCTCTTTTATGAGGGAGCCATGCACGTACAATTtataaatacaatataatacaaatatACAAGATCACAAAACACACTCAagtgtgtgtttttggttgtttAAGTCAATTACACCAAGACCATGTCAAGCTCATCTTCCAAACAAATTAAAATCGCaatatttaggcaagttagctggctaactcattgatccagATCATTCGTGTAACCCTCAGGTCTGATGTATGTGGACATATGATGTACCTCTTTGGCAGGTGAGCGAAGGGGTCCTTTGTTTTGGGTTCTGAAGCCAGAGCTGCTTCACACTCGTCCATTTCCTCCTCAGCAGGGGCAgcttccttctcttccttcttcttcttctcctgagGTTTGCCTCCCTCCTTTCCAGCTTTCTCTTTCTTGGGGGGGGTGTCTTTCTTGGAAAGGCCGTCTTTCTTGGGCTGCATGTCAGAGAACTTCTTGGCTAGAGAATAAAGACATTCAATAACCAATCCAGTGTAGTGTACTACACCGAGTGTATCCTTGTGTTTGCATCTTTTAACATCAAAACAAAATGCTATTACCATTTGACAACAACATTAGCATACATCAGTGCTTTAACTGGGGCGTACCTGCACCGCTCATAAAATACTAACTATTGTCCCAGGTCTTCTAGTCAGATTATTGTAGATTGGGTCTACTTTAACCTGTGCCAAAGTCCTGCGTTATTCTCCCAAGGACTAGATTTCACAACGAGGTGGATGCCTTTGTCATGATAGTACGGTCTTGGGTGGGTGACAATTACTTCATATAAACACCTTTCAATCTTCTCCATGAAAGCAAACTCCAAATACTTGTCATTTAGAAATCTATCAAAAATGTGTAAATGTGCAGAAAATACAACACTATGCTTTATAGAAAAAAGTATTTTTGGATCATGGAACTAGAACAATCCTTAACGATAAGGTTGGTCCTTACGATCAAACTGAGCCATCTTGTCGCAGAGCTTGACCTCTCCGAGCACAGTCTTGAATTGGGGCTGGTTGACGCAGGTCTGGAACCAGCGGGTCACGTTGGGGAAAGGTTGGCGGAAGGAAGGCTCAAGGACCTACAGGAGGAGAGGGTAATTTAAAACCACCGTGGCCAGCTCTACTCCACCAAACCAACCACCGTGGCCAGCTCCACTCCACCAATCCAACCACCGTGGCCAGCTCCACTCCACCAATCCAACCACCGTGGCCAGCTCCACTCCACCAATCCAACCACCGTGGCCAGCTCCACTCCACCAATCCAACCACCGTGGCCAGCACCACTCCACCAATCCAACCACCGTGGCCAGCACCACTCCACCAATCCAACCACCGTGGCCAGCACCACTCCACCAATCCAACCACCGTGGCCAGCACCACTACACCAATCCAACCACCGTGGCCAGCACCACTACACCAATCCAACCACCGTGGCCAGCACCACTACACCAATCCAACCACGTGGCCAGCACCACTACACCAATCCAACCACGTGGCCAGCACCACTACACCAATCCAACCACGTGGCCAGCACCACTACACCAAACCAACCACGTGGCCAGCACCACTACACCAAACCAACCACGTGGCCAGCTCCACTACACCAAACCAACCACGTGGCCAGCTCTACTACACCAAACCAACCACGTGGCCAGCTCTACTACACCAAACCAACCACGTGGCCAGCTctactacactacaccaaaccAACCACGTGGCCAGCTctactacactacaccaaaccAACCACGTGGCCAGCTCTACTACACCAAACCAACCACGTGGCCAGCTCTACTACACCAAACCAACCACGTGGCCAGCTCTACTACACCAAACCAACCACGTGGCCAGCTCTACTACTCTAAACCAACCACGTGGCCAGCTCTACTACTCTAAACCAACCACGTGGCCAGCTCTACTACACCAAACCAACCACGTGGCCAGCTCTACTACACCAAACCAACCACGTGGCCAGCTCTACTACACCAAACCAACCACGTGGCCAGCTCTACTACTCTAAACCAACCACGTGGCTAGCTCTACTACAATAAACCAACCACGTGGACAATGTATCCCAATCCACCGGGCAAGTTTGTATCTAGGGTTGATATGTGCAGTCCTAGTAGGTACTCCCTCGAGGAATGGACAGAGAAATACTAACCTTGGCCAAGTCATAGGACATCAAACCCACATCATCCGGTTTCCCGGACCCATATTAAATCATGGATTCAAAATCCTTCAATGGACTTTTcaatctccattgaaagtgtgTTGTAGTCCATCACTATGGTTACGGTCTCTGGTAAACCATCCTGAATGGAACACTAGTGTGTTCTAGTCCATCACTATGGTTACGGTCTGGTAAATTGTCCCCGTGTCAGTCCACCACAAGGGTTACTGTCTTGTAAATCGTCCCTGTGTTGTAGTCCATCACTAGGGTTACTGTCTCGTAAATCATCCCTGTGTTGTAGTCCATCAATAGGGTTACTGTCTCGTAAATCGTCCCCATGTTTTAGTCCCAAAGTGCACttaatagggagccaatttgagACATATCCTGTTTGTTAATAAATACAAGGGGTTCCCTGATTCAACAAACCATTGATTAGTTATCTGAAGCAAAATGTGTGCAATCCAACAGGTACTTTGAGGAATGGATAGGGGAAACACCAACCTAGACTAAGTCAGAGACATGAAGCCCTAGGGTTTTCGCTGTCATAACAGTAAAAGAGAATATCAAACCTGTTTATAGAGCCAGATCATGCTGCAGGCCACGCTGATATCAGCCAGGCTGACTCGCTCTCCAACCAGGAAGGTCCTGGTGTTGAGGTGATGGTTGAGGACAGACAGAACTTTCTTTACCTCCTCCTTGGCCTGCTCTGTTGCCTGGAGGGGGGGGGTGATGCAATGCATTACAATTACCAATGGATACATTACATTGTACATGACTAGAGGCTACAGGGCAAGAGACATGGCACCGAATTGAGCCGAGTAGCACAGTTAACTAGAACAGATAAAGTAGCTCCTAAGACGCTTCATTAACAACTAGCCACCAAACCGCATTTCAATGAGTTGTTTTACTTACAGCGTGAAATGGATGGTCACGCTGCACATCTCAGATGATTCCTATTGCATCTGAATTAACATTCACTAGGTGTTGTGAGAGATAATCACCAGCAATACAGACGAAATAGTTATGTTTTCATTAACCACTTAGCtagacagctaactagctactaaattagtcaaccaaatgcacaactgcagagcatttaaCATGTTTTACACAGTTACTAGTTATAGGATATCTAACTGGTCAACATTTAGGAGTGATTAGTACATGTCCTACAGTAATATCCCACAGGACTAATTACAGTATTATTCATGTCTTGCAGTAATATCCCACAGGACTAATGACAGTATtatggtcatttatgaacatttgaacatctaggccatgtgctgttataatctccacccggcacagccagaagaggactggccacccctcatagcctggttcctctctaggtttcttcctaggttttggcctttctagggagtttttcctaaccaccgtgcttctacacctgcattgcttgctgtttggggttttaggctgggtttctgtacagcactttgtgatatcagctgatgtaagaagggctatataaataaatttgattattATTCATGTCCTGCAGTAATATCCCACAGGACTAATGACAGtattattaatgtcctgcagtaataTCCCACAGGACTAATGACAGtattattaatgtcctgcagtaataTCCCACAGGACTAATGACAGtattattaatgtcctgcagtaataTCCCACAGGACTAATGACAGtattattaatgtcctgcagtaataACCCAAAGGATTAATGACAGtattattaatgtcctgcagtaataTCCCACAGGACTAATGAGAGATATGcattattaatgtcctgcagtaataACCCACAGGACTAATGACAGTATTATTCATGTCCTGCAGTAATAACCCACAGGACTAATGACAGtattattaatgtcctgcagtaataACCCACAGGAATAATGACAGTATTATTCATGTCCTGCAGTAATATTCCACAGGACTAATGACCGTATTATTCATGTCCTGCAGTAATATCCCAAAGGACTAATGACAGtattattaatgtcctgcagtaataACCCACAGGACTAATGAGAGATATGcattattaatgtcctgcagtaataTCCCACAGGACTAATGAGAGATATGcattattaatgtcctgcagtaataACCCACAGGACTAATGACAGTATTATTCATGTCCTGCAGTAATAACCCACAGAACTAATGACCGTATTATGAATGTCCTGCAGTAATATCCCACAGGACTAATGACAGtattattaatgtcctgcagtaataACCCAAAGGATTAATGACAGtattattaatgtcctgcagtaataTCCCACAGGACTAATGACAGTATTATTCATGTCCTGCAGTAATATCCCACAGGATTAATGACAGTATTATTCATGTCCTGCAGTAATAACCCACAGGACTAATGACAGTAGatatgtattaatgtcctgcagtaataACCCACAGGACTAATGACAGTAGatatgtattaatgtcctgcagtaataACCCACAGTACTAATGACAGtattattaatgtcctgcagtaataACCCACAGGACTAATGACAGTAGatatgtattaatgtcctgcagtaataACCCACAATACTAATGACAGTATTATTAATGTCCTGCTGTAATAACCCACAGGACTAATGACAGTAGatatgtattaatgtcctgcagtaataACCCACAGGACTAATGACAGTAGatatgtattaatgtcctgcagtaataACCCACAGGACTAATGACAGtattattaatgtcctgcagtaataTCCCACAGGACTAATGACAGtattattaacctctctgggctaggtgggacctcaacagccagttgaatcctgtggcgggttattcaaataccttagaaatgctattacttcaatttctcaaacatatgactattttacagcattttaaagacaagactctcgttaatctaaccacactgtccgatttcaaaaaggctttgcggTGAAAACATAGATTATAATAATCTGAGGACAACGTCCCGCAAACACAAGCATTAGtagcattttccaaccaagcattagcgtcactaaagtcagaaatagcaataaaataatcaattacctttgaagatcttcttttgGTGATACAAAAGGCCCAATCTTCACAATAAATGGTCGTTTGTTCTatcaaatccatttttatagcATAACACGAAACATTTCCTAACCGGCTAGTGTCATGAATTCCGACTCCTTCAACTTTCGACGAAGCATTCGATGTAATTACTCCCGCTAAACACACGTTTATCCAGTCATGGTTGGCTTCATTGCAATCTCCTGTTTGCTAGTAACACAACCATACTTGATTGTTCTTTTTGCGGGACGTATTGACCGAAAATACCTGATTCGAACACACCTAACAATGACCTCATTGCGCGCCAATGATATGACCAGTGCTTCGTTGATTGACTGTATTTCGGACCAATCACCACTGATCGTCTTGAAATCTAGCTTggcagatagccaatgagctaagGTAAACGGCAATATGTAATGGTAATACCCGGAATGACCAGCTCTTGAACGAAAGCCGAGCGTAACGTAGCCATTCGCCATTGAAACTTCTACCCGCAGGAGCCACATTTGTTTGCGCGCAGCAGTTGAGTCGAGATAATTTTCAGCTATTTTCTTGATAAAATTATGGCTAGTAAATCTGGAAAAT
This genomic window contains:
- the eef1g gene encoding elongation factor 1-gamma; translated protein: MAAGTLYTYPENWRAFKAQIAAQYSGARLKVASSAPAFTFGQTNRTPAFLNNFPLGKVPAFQGDDGFCLFESNAIAHYLSNEALRGSSPQAQSQVLQWVSFVDAEIIPPASAWVFPTLGIMQFNKQATEQAKEEVKKVLSVLNHHLNTRTFLVGERVSLADISVACSMIWLYKQVLEPSFRQPFPNVTRWFQTCVNQPQFKTVLGEVKLCDKMAQFDPKKFSDMQPKKDGLSKKDTPPKKEKAGKEGGKPQEKKKKEEKEAAPAEEEMDECEAALASEPKTKDPFAHLPKSAFVMDEFKRKYSNEDTLTVAVPHFWEHFDKEGYSIWYGEYKYPEELTMTFMSCNLIMGMFQRLDKLRKNGFASVILFGGNNDSSISGIWIFRGQDLAFTLSDDWQIDYESYAWRKLDPDSNETKTMVKEYFAWEGEFKHVGKPFNQGKCFK